A genomic region of SAR202 cluster bacterium contains the following coding sequences:
- the nuoK gene encoding NADH-quinone oxidoreductase subunit NuoK yields the protein MGLQSFLIVGAVLFAIGLYGALTKRNAVTVLMSLEIMFNAVNITAVALSRYIVPGGISGVAIPTEDVARTLLTGQIFTIFIITVAAAEVALGVAILIAIFRKRETVFVTDANRMRH from the coding sequence ATGGGACTTCAGAGCTTCCTGATCGTCGGGGCGGTCCTCTTCGCCATTGGGCTGTACGGCGCGCTAACCAAGCGCAATGCCGTGACGGTGCTCATGAGCCTTGAGATCATGTTCAATGCCGTGAACATCACAGCCGTTGCGCTGTCGCGGTACATCGTCCCCGGCGGCATTTCCGGCGTGGCCATCCCGACAGAGGACGTGGCTCGGACGCTCCTGACCGGCCAGATTTTCACGATATTCATCATCACAGTCGCCGCCGCCGAGGTGGCGCTGGGCGTCGCGATTCTGATCGCGATCTTCCGCAAACGCGAAACGGTGTTCGTCACCGACGCCAACCGGATGAGGCACTAA
- a CDS encoding 4Fe-4S dicluster domain-containing protein, translating to MYGLGLFKGLAVTLKNAVTPGRMFTTHQYPNRRISVFELAKASSTNVISYAAKNPAKAVRSAIGLEWVPDRWPQHPRFRGEEFTWYEQRCTGCASCAKYCPLGIIRIVTDPSGRFVQEGEKYAIEVFDIDIGRCMFCGLCVEACPYDALHMGSGFEEGRYTRSGLVIDVNRLRTQPKRPSNWFRPQLEAKDYNPHSGKEATYVDVGRHEKPSEQKQEVKWAKRL from the coding sequence ATGTACGGACTTGGACTATTCAAAGGGCTGGCAGTCACACTCAAGAACGCGGTGACGCCCGGCCGCATGTTCACGACTCACCAGTACCCCAACCGCCGCATAAGCGTGTTTGAGCTTGCAAAGGCATCAAGCACTAACGTAATCTCTTACGCGGCAAAGAATCCCGCGAAGGCCGTCAGGTCTGCGATAGGGCTCGAATGGGTGCCTGACCGCTGGCCCCAGCACCCGCGCTTTCGGGGCGAGGAGTTCACGTGGTACGAGCAGCGCTGTACGGGCTGCGCAAGCTGCGCAAAGTACTGCCCGCTGGGCATCATCCGAATCGTGACCGATCCTAGCGGCAGGTTCGTTCAGGAGGGCGAGAAGTACGCGATTGAGGTTTTCGACATTGATATCGGCCGCTGCATGTTTTGCGGCCTGTGCGTTGAGGCGTGCCCGTACGACGCGCTGCACATGGGCAGCGGCTTCGAGGAGGGCAGGTACACGCGCTCGGGCCTCGTTATCGATGTTAACCGGCTGAGGACACAGCCCAAGCGGCCGAGCAACTGGTTCCGCCCGCAGCTCGAGGCGAAGGACTACAACCCGCACTCCGGCAAGGAAGCCACGTACGTAGATGTGGGCCGGCACGAAAAGCCCAGCGAGCAAAAGCAAGAAGTGAAGTGGGCCAAGAGACTATGA
- a CDS encoding NADH-quinone oxidoreductase subunit L, which translates to MTLGSGVESNIIIDIAFWVIAISCIISAIAVVQTRDLFRAGLFLVASFAAVAGMFVLLRAEFLAVVQVLIYVGAIAVLLLFAIMMTRDVEQGNPYNRLRVPALALVLLFFAATAYVVTQTEWNELSGAAGISAETGAAIDGVYANSVPELAGLLLRDYVLAFEVASVLLLAAVVGAIALVRER; encoded by the coding sequence ATGACCCTCGGCTCAGGCGTCGAATCGAACATCATTATCGATATCGCTTTCTGGGTGATCGCGATATCGTGCATCATTTCCGCGATAGCTGTCGTGCAGACCCGGGACCTGTTCAGGGCAGGCCTGTTCCTGGTCGCCTCTTTCGCCGCGGTGGCAGGCATGTTCGTCCTGCTCCGCGCCGAGTTCCTGGCGGTGGTGCAGGTGCTCATCTACGTGGGCGCAATTGCTGTGCTCCTGCTTTTCGCGATCATGATGACGCGCGACGTGGAGCAGGGGAACCCCTACAACCGCCTCAGGGTGCCTGCGCTCGCGCTTGTGCTTCTCTTCTTCGCCGCTACGGCTTACGTCGTCACCCAGACGGAGTGGAATGAGCTTTCCGGCGCGGCGGGAATTTCGGCTGAGACGGGCGCAGCAATCGACGGGGTATACGCGAACTCTGTGCCGGAGCTTGCTGGGCTGCTGCTCCGCGACTACGTTCTTGCATTTGAAGTGGCCTCGGTGCTCCTCCTGGCCGCTGTAGTCGGCGCGATCGCGCTCGTCAGGGAGCGGTGA